One genomic segment of Helianthus annuus cultivar XRQ/B chromosome 14, HanXRQr2.0-SUNRISE, whole genome shotgun sequence includes these proteins:
- the LOC110908934 gene encoding mannan endo-1,4-beta-mannosidase 7, with product MKTHLALSIFLIALLIQNHNTFLETEAVRTTNGGFITTSGVHFMLNGSPYYANGFNAYWLMVLASDPSQRSKVTAAFQDASSHGLSIARTWAFSDGGVTPLQYSPGSYNEQMFKGLDFVVAEARRFGIKLILSMVNNYENMGGKKQYVNWARSQGQYLTSDDDFFTNPVAKGFYKNHVKTVLNRYNTITGVVYKNDPTIMAWELMNEPRCTSDTSGGTIQAWITEMAAHVKSIDGNHLLEAGLEGFYSENGRQNPGFNVGTDFISNNQIPGIDFATLHSYPDQWLTSYDDQTQLNFLSNWLRTHIYDAQYVLKKPLLLTEFGKSAKDPNFSPYQRDQLYNLVYNNIYLSAKHGGAAAGGLFWQLLAEGMDSFGDGYDVVLSRATSTANIIGQQGRRLYQIRKIFARMRNVQRWKRAKAARRAQWLAWKRGVKPIGN from the exons atgaAGACACATTTAGCATTATCTATCTTTCTTATTGCTCTGTTGATACAAAACCACAACACTTTTCTTGAAACTGAGGCAGTAAGAACCACAAATGGTGGATTCATTACAACAAGTGGGGTGCATTTCATGTTAAATGGTAGCCCTTATTATGCAAATGGCTTTAATGCTTATTGGTTGATGGTTTTAGCCTCAGACCCTTCTCAAAGATCCAAAGTTACAGCAGCCTTTCAAGATGCATCTTCCCATGGCCTCTCTATTGCAAGAACTTGGGCTTTTAGTGATGGGGGTGTCACTCCTTTACAATACTCCCCTGGTTCTTACAATGAGCAAATGTTCAAG GGGTTAGATTTTGTGGTGGCTGAAGCAAGAAGATTTGGGATCAAGCTAATTTTGAGTATGGTAAACAACTATGAAAATATGGGTGGCAAAAAGCAGTATGTGAATTGGGCTAGAAGTCAAGGCCAGTACTTAACATCTGATGATGATTTCTTTACAAACCCTGTTGCTAAGGGGTTCTACAAGAACCATGTGAAG ACTGTACTCAATAGGTACAATACAATCACTGGAGTTGTGTATAAAAATGACCCTACAATCATGGCTTGGGAGCTTATGAATGAGCCCAGATGCACTTCTGATACATCAGGAGGAACTATTCAG GCCTGGATTACAGAAATGGCTGCACATGTGAAATCGATAGACGGAAACCACTTGCTAGAAGCAGGGCTCGAGGGCTTTTACAGCGAAAACGGTCGCCAGAATCCTGGTTTCAATGTTGGAACCGATTTTATCTCAAACAACCAAATTCCTGGCATCGATTTCGCCACCCTCCACTCGTATCCAGACCAATG GTTAACAAGCTATGATGATCAAACTCAGCTCAATTTCCTGAGCAATTGGCTAAGAACCCACATTTATGATGCCCAATACGTCCTCAAGAAACCATTACTCTTGACCGAATTTGGAAAATCGGCTAAAGATCCGAACTTTAGCCCGTACCAAAGAGACCAACTGTATAACTTGGTCTACAATAACATATATCTTTCGGCTAAACACGGTGGAGCTGCAGCCGGCGGTCTGTTCTGGCAGCTCCTAGCTGAAGGAATGGACTCTTTTGGTGATGGGTATGACGTAGTTCTGAGCCGAGCGACCTCAACGGCTAATATTATTGGCCAGCAGGGGCGCCGGCTTTACCAGATTAGAAAAATATTCGCTAGGATGAGAAACGTGCAGAGGTGGAAGAGGGCTAAAGCCGCTAGGCGGGCTCAATGGCTCGCTTGGAAACGAGGCGTGAAGCCGATTGGAAACTAA